The window GTGCTGTTGAGACTTGTTTTGTTACCTAAGTTCTCAAcatattttttttctcagttttgttgttttttctcttgcTCAGAATGAATTTTACACCTGCAAAATGTACTATGTTAATGTCAAGGGCTTGACTTGGATATAGAAGCCAGTGTGGTCAGATAATGGTTTGGCCTTGAGCAAATTTGTGTTGTAGCCGTCTGCCTTGGTGAATGACGGCTAGACATTTTCACTGGCAAAGCCCATTATCTTAAAATACTCCTTTACTGAGCAGGATGTATCAATTTGGCTTTTTGTCTTAAACGATTCAGGTTCCGTGCCTCCCTCTACCCTTGCCCAGAGACACCgcaggagaggaaggaaatgGCTTCTGGAGTCAATACCAGGATTGATGATCTTCAAATGGTAATGCTGCTGTGTTAGCCTACGGAGTGCTGGGTGGCTCCCATTTGTCTGAGACTAATTGGCCAGGCGAGATGTAGATATGGCTTGTGCTAACAGTTTCCAGTTAAACGAGATGGAGAACCTGCTATGAGATTAAACAATCGCAAGATCCGAGAATAATTTTGTGTCTCTACTTGGTTCCATTCAGCTTCCTAGTTAGGGAGGGTTAATTTTTTCAGGAGGCTGAGTGAATAACTGTCTGTGTGTAAATACTAGCATTGGTATCGAAATTCACACTAGCAAGCAAGGGAGTAAGAGAGGAGCGTATGTCTTCAAAGCTAGAAGCATGATGGTCTGAGGCTCTCTTCTTTAGGGTCTTTGTAGATGAAAAAAACGGAGTCCTGTGGcctcttatagactaacagacgtattggagcgtaagcgtctgacgaagtggggattcgcccacaaaagcttatgctccaatacgtctgttagtctataaggtgccacaggactcttagtctggatctgtaaaaagcaacaaacacggctccccctctgatattTGTAGATGAAAATGGTCAAATCTGTGTTCACGGAGTGATTAAAAGGCCAGCATTAGTTCATGCTGCCAGAGGTTTTCTGCCTGTCTGTGTACTTTCACAGCACGGTGTCCTGGAGATCTGCTGTATTAAAAACTGTTCTCTtgtgctgcagctctgggggtcAGTGAAAGCAATGAATAAACAAGTGGTTAGCAGAGGAGCTGAATCAGCAACCTGTAAGCTGCCTGGTGCCAGCTCTGTCACCGCTAAATCTAGGGAAAGGGAAGCACGATGCACATCAGGAAGATTGAAGGGGATTTAATGGAGAGAGATTTATGGAAATAAAATGTCAAGAGAGGAATCAGATGCAAAAGCTACAGTGAAAGGCGTTGACTGCAGGGCCCTGCTTTTACAGATGCCAACTCTCCTAGCACGAAGCTGCTGAGACCAGTTGCTTAGCAATCAGAAAATGGCCGAGAATGCAGGAGCAACCGAGTTCCAAGCTGCACATGATCGCTTTGTCACATACTGCCATTTCCACTTGAACTTGAGAGGCTTTAGAGTCTCTGAAATGGTCTTGGACGGATCTGGAGGCACATTCCAGTCAGACCCTGCCAAAGaactcgcgctctctctctctttttttcctctgctCAGCCAGTTTTGAGAGCCAAATGTGAATGAATTCTGACCCTTTAAACATAAGCTCCCTGCGTCCCCTACCACCCAAGGTGGAGCTCTTGCAGTGCACAGCACGCAGTCATTTCTCTGCCGCTTCTAAAGCAAATGTCTGTTAAAGCTGGGTGGAGAAAAAAATCTCCACTTGGGGAATCTGAAAACTCCCTTTTTCCCTTGGAATTCTCTGCTGAGGGTGAGGTGGGGCGGGAGGAAAATGGCCTAGAGCTGTTTTGTACGTTTCTTTCCAGGAGTATCTTTTGGCTAACCTAGGGTGCATGTGAGGAGACTAGAGAGCATGTTCCAAacatggagcagggagggggcgttGGGCTCTCAGGCTTGTCCATATGCCCTGGCCACTAGCCACTATTGTGTTGTACCCTACTGTGCGCtacaaattgccaccgaatcccTCACTGCTGTCTTTGTCCCGCTTTTCCATGCAAGGTGCTGAACCAAACGGAGGATCATCGCCAGCGGGTCCTGCAGGCAGCTGCTAAAACTATCCGTGTCTGGTTCATCAAAGTGCGGAAGATGAAGGCTATCTACCATACCCTGAACCTGTGTAACATTGACGTGACCCAGAAGTGTTTGATTGCTGAAGTCTGGTGCCCTGTCGCTGACCTCGATTCCATCCAGTTTGCTCTCAGAAGAGGCACTGTGAGTATCTCCTCGCTTTCGAACTGCAGCAGTTGTCACTTACCTCCCATGCAAGTCTCAACAGACCAGCCTCCTTCAGCCAGCTGAACCCTGACGAATCATTGCACCTGGGGAGCCCGATTGGACTGTGGAGTTTTGAAAGGCATCCCTTAGGCTGTATATAAAAATGGCAACCTTCATAGAggatacttttttttaatctgtagcaACTATGGTTACCAGAAAAGCACTCACCCAGTGCTCCAGAAAATGCTGGCTGTTGGAGAGATGGACTGAACAAACATTGGGGATGCTTCAGAGTTGGTTGCTTGCTTGGACATGGGCATGTAATGCCATAAAGTCAAAACATGGAGATAACTTATCCAGAACAATATCTGCGCCTTTTCCTTTGCTTGGGCAAGTCTGCTGATCTGCTTGCAGCTTGGGTTGTCTCTGTTCATTGGACAGAGGTGACTAGAGCTCATTGGACAGAGGTGACATGCTTTTCTATTGTTATCTCAGACAGTTTTGAAGTGAAGCTTTTATGCTTCTTAGCAGCAGGCACTGAGCCTCAAATAATGGCTCGTCCGTCAGATCTGCCTCTTAAGCAAGTCAGATGCTGTGTAGGTGCCATGTCTGAGTGGTGAAACCTGGGACCTGTGTGCTTGACTCCCAACTGATGAGACGTGACTAGTGGCGTGTCAGGCACAGTAGCACACTTACTCGCCTACAGACCTGTCTGGCCAAGCTCCATTCTTACAGCATTTCTGTCGCTCTGCAATGCAATAACTTTTGACTGTCCgtccaatcaattccaaaatgtCAGGCAATGTTCTAGGCATCGGGGAGAGAACCTTATTGGTTTTGGGGAAAATTGGAAAATCAGAATGGGGAACACGCAGAGTCCCTGGCATCTGGTTAGCAGAGCCAGcaactgcagccacctctgtaaTTGGCTATAGATCAAAGAACTAGTTGATGGGAGTCATTAACAGAGTCCTGCATATGCCCCCACATCAGTGCTGCCCATCCTCCCAGTACGGTTCCTAAATGTTAATGCCTGTGACTTATGTCCCAGACAGGAGAAATCGGAATGGGGGAGCATATTGGAGGGGGGGGCACACGGGGGGTCACAAAGGCAGGGGGAACTTTTTCCTAAGGCTGCAGTGTGTTCCTGCATTGTGCAAGTGGACCACAAACATGCAAGTTCCCTGCAGCTTTCCTGATGCCAATGCGAAGTAAGCCTGCCCCTCTGTACTTGGCTTGTCTAGGGAAGGAGTCACCGCTAACCtcagtttctgtttgtttttaatacaggAGCACAGCGGATCCACCGTTCCATCCATCCTGAATAGGATGCAAACCAATCAGACCCCGCCAACTTACAACAAAACCAACAAGTTCACTTCTGGCTTTCAGAATATAGTAGACGCATATGGCATTGGAACTTACCGGGAGATAAATCCAGGTAAACACGCAATCTGCCTGTTCATCCCTCTGATCTGGTGACTGGGTGGCCTGGTCTCTCTCCTGATATGCAAAGCCCTTGCACAGGATTGACTCCGCTGTCTGAGCAAGCGTAGCCTCTGTTACTGTGAATTGTAAAACCAACGTTATTGCTGGCTATTTCTGGAAATGTATAGGCCCAATCATCTGTACGTTAATGCAGAATCTACCCCATTATGCTCAAAATTGTCTTAATGATAAACTCTTGCCAGCAAAGAGCTATTTTCTGGGCACTAAACCGAGAGGTAGAGTTCAAAGCAAGGATGAGTGTAAAATGCATTTCCTGGAGTGGCAAATGCAGAAGTGCTCTGAGAGATCAGTCTTATCAGATAACTTTGATTTCAGGCTAAATTGTCATGATGGTAGTCTGCTTTATGCAGGCAGGCCACTTTACAAGAGTACTGGGCCGCAAAATCCAGACTCAAGGCAGGTGTGGATTTAGCAGATCAGAATATAACAGCAGGTAGAAATaggtcatagaatcgtaggactggaagggacctcgagaggtcatctagtccagtcccctgcactcatggcaggactaagcattatctagactatccctgacaggtgtttgtctaacctgcttttaccATCAAACCTGCATCTAACCATCAGAGACATGATCGAGTATCAAGAGGTGCTTGACCTTTTTGACTGGCTGATAGGGCTCgttggaacatttaaaaaaaatcaagttttaaTAACTCTAAATTTACACTCCTGGTAGTTAGAGGTACTCCAAAAGAGCAATCTGtcatattttataaattaaaggTGTGAATGACTTAATTTCTCCTGTCCCCTTGTAGTCATATTTGTGTTTAGATTAAAAGGTTTAGTACCTGGTAGCTTCCGGGTACTTGAGCGACTGCATCCCATCAAGCTGCTGCAGGCTTGTGTGAAGGTGGCAATTTCAGTCTGTTTCCATGATCTCCTAGAAGTAGCACAAGTAGTTGTTTCTAGCAACTGAGGATACTTGTTAATGTGCCAGGTTTAAAGAAGTAAAAATGAGACCTTGCAGTCAGGTCATCTGGGAACCAATTGGACCAGAGACTAGAGAGAAGCGTTTCTTACCATTGAGAGAGGCAGAGATGATTGAGGTCACACACAGTCCAGTCTCTCTCTTGTGCAGCCCAGACTAGTGATCAGTGTACAGTTGTTCCAGATGGGTTTTCTAGAGCCTGTCTTCAGTCTCACTACTTCTCAGTGTCTTGATGGTGGGGTATCCACAGGTTCCACAGGGAAGATGATTAAGGTGAAATATGGATGTGTTGGGAAAGAAGAAGCAGTCAGCATGGGCACAGATCGGAGACTTGAGGAGGATGGGAGATTGGCTAGCAATTGCCAGCATCAGAGAGGATATAAATGTCTTTCCTTTTCAATTTAGTTAATTGTTGCCGGAAGCTTCTTTCCACACATGAACAGAGCTGCTTTTATAAGTCCCATGATGGTGATGTAGTTTCTTCCAGTATCTCCAGTGGAGGTTGATCCTGTTTGGAAGATGGGAATGAATATATGAATTGTATTGCTAATGGAATAAGTGGAACCAGAGAGCCAAACAGAGAGATGTCTGGtctgttttcccctcccttctaGCTCCGTACACAATTATCACTTTCCCATTCCTGTTTGCTGTGATGTTTGGAGACTTTGGTCACGGAATCCTGATGACGTTAATTGCCGTGTGGATGGTGGTTAGGGAAAGTCGCATTCTGTCACAGAAGAATGACAATGAGGTAAAGAGCTAGGTCAAGCTCAGTTTTGTATTAAAGCAAAGAGACCTAAATTGATCCTCttcccccccgtccctccccaacTGCCATTCGTACAACTATTTTTTTTCACGTCCAGTTTGTCAAGAACATGAACAAACTAATAGCAAACAAAAGTCCATAGACCACAAGATGATGAGTAATGTCCTTTCTCAGAATTGTGGGGATTCCTTTGGTTTGCATGTAAGTGTCTGAAACCATGATTCAGACAGACCACGGTTTGCTGGTTAAGCTGTGAGGTTTTCACCACTGGGGGTGCCAGTTCCCATGACAGGTGGTTGTAAAGCAGCAACTAAGCTGCAGTCAGATGTGTTCTCACTCACGGCCCACTGTCCTAAACATTCCCATAACTTGGTGAAGTTGGTCGTGCTCGCTTAGGTCTTGGATTGACGAACAGATCTGTGAGGACTGAAACACATGGGGGAAGCTGTTACAGCACCTGCCCAGGCTCTGACTATCTCCCCGGCACCTGTTCACACTGAAATGTTAAGAAATTTCAtcaaatgtgatattttctgtacGGCCCCTGAGCTGGAAGGTGAGACAGTCCCACCTAATCCATTCTGGTAGGCTGGCCATCTGTCCTCCGGCCTCAGTTTTCGTCGTCCTTGTGGTTGTAACCCCTGCATCCTTAATTCTTGCCATAGAATGGCGAAGGCTCAGTGGCTTTAGTCCAGGACTGGCAGCCTGGGCCCTGGAATTGGGTGGTTTCAGCCtctgtttttgtgtgtgcttgtCCTCACTGACTCTTTTATTAAACAGATGTTCAATACCATTTTTACTGGTCGGTACATCATTCTGCTAATGGGAGTGTTCTCCATGTACACCGGCCTTATCTACAACGACTGCTTCTCCAAAGCACTTAATATGTTTGGCTCATCGTGGAGCGTCCGGCCGATGTTCTCGAAAGGCAACTGGACGTAAGTAATTAGGTGCTTGAGAAGTAAAACCATAGGGCTGAGTTCCTGAATCTGTTTTTCAGGGTTTGTAATTGCATAGGAATGTATGCATGGCAGGAACGTCAGCAGTGTTCTTTCTTTAGGAAACGTTTCTTGGGGGGAGCAAAGCCATGTGCTGTGTAAAAGAAATACAAAGAGCTGGAGATGTTTAAGTGAAAATGGCCTTTGGATAAACTGGGTGTCAGTTGGCTCTTCCTGGTCTAGCTCCCCCAACAGAGCCTTAGACACACTATTAAAATGCATGGAAAGAAGCAAATTGCCTGTAgttttcctcccttcctcctaTGTGTGCATTTCACTGGTGATCCCCTTCTACCCAAAATAGTTATTTAGCTGTCTTGCCAAAGAGCCTGGTTATTCAGATTCAGGTAGGACAGTCCTGCCCTAAGTCTCACATGGGCGTTGAACTGCATGTGGAGGCTGAAACGTTGGTTCGTTAGGCAGGTTCCCAAGTGGCACAAGGATAACTAATGCTCCCATTCATTGTACTGAGATGCACTTCCCCTTCACGGATCAGGAGGAAGCTGGTGTTCTGTGTTCTCATTTTTTGTTGAGTACAATTTTTACAGTTTGTAAAGCTTTATATCTATTTGAACCCAAACAGAGAAGAGTTGCTTCAGAACACCCCTGTCCTGCAGCTGAATCCTGCCGTGGCAGGGGTCTTTAGTGGACCGTATCCGTTTGGCATCGACCCGGTAAGAGTTTTTCCTTCTGATACACGTGGCCTTAGACACTTTTCTGGCTTCTGTAACTGTAACTTTCTGGAGTATGGTTTAAAAAAGCTAAAGGTGTATGTGTTCTCTTAGCAAACTCGGGGCAGTAACTGTTGCGGAAAACACTGGGATGGACAGTGAAGTGGGTTCCATTACTTATCTCTAATATGTCACCTATTAGTGTGATGGCTTATGGGTACTGAAATGGTGACCAGTAGGAGTTCTGAAGGTCTCTTTCGTTGACCCCCTTTACCTAGCTATTTAGGGCTGCAGTATCCCACAGCACTGGAGTTAGGTTTGGCattaggcttgagagcctgtcatGCATTTCCTAGTAAATTTGTTGTCTCTTCTTCTGCTAAAAGCCACCCACGTGCCTTGGAAATGTGTATTTCCAGGTAACACCATTTGACTTATCTCTTTATAAGCTACCTGGATTCAGAAAACTGCCCTTAAGAATTTCTTTGCATTTGAACTGATCCTGCATTTGATGTTAGAGGGGTATGCTGGTGTTAGGGGCCAGAACTGTATTCAAAAAGGGAACTGCAAGATTCTTTCTCAGGCAACATCACAGATTGGAGTTCTCAGTTTTTCTCCTGCCACAGCTGGCCACCTTGAAAGTGAGCAAGGCTCAGACCTTGCTCTGCTTAGGTGCTGATAAGATCAGCTGTTACAAGGGAAACCACAGTCCCTGAATTTGAGGTTGGCTGGTAAGTGAAGAAACAACAGATGattgaatgttttattttaaaatgtatttgtaaaatttaTAGTGTTTGTCTGTGCCTATTTTCTGTTCCTGGTTAGCTATCTTGTGCTGTGCAGTTTAACATAAGTAAATACTTCTTTGGTTCATCTGTCTTCCTTTCGCTCATTAATTCGGATTGAATCCATGTTGTTTGTGACAGGTTTGGAATATTGCCAGCAACAAGCTGAACTTCCTCAACTCCTTTAAGATGAAGATGTCTGTGATTCTTGGCATCATCCACATGCTTTTTGGTGTCACACTGAGCCTTCTCAACCACATGTGAGTGCTCTGTGTTCTGTTTTTACTAGGACAATACACTTCTATTAGTGCAGAATGTCTGTATTAGATTTATCAGGATGAGATTAGATTCTTAGGTTTTCTCATCTAACTCCTTACGCCTTTAAGACTGTGGATCttgcagcaggttttaaaatggAGAGAATTCAACATGAGTTATTTCATTAGTCAGGAAACATTTCATTATGGATATGTCTCATCCTGTGAGACTATATTTGCATATCAAATATTTCTTATCAAAAATTTAGCTCTGAAGATGGTTAGAAATGCAGAAACTCAAGATTCATTTGTTTTAAGACTCTTCCTCTTGTATTATCCATTAAAAGTTAATTTCACTGTCTTAGTCTGCATTAAGTTTATCTAACTCCAGTCAAATGTGGTGATGCTCTAACAAACTCTCTAATTCTTCTTTCTCTGTAGCTATTTCAAGAAACCACTGAACATCTATCTTGGGTTTATTCCTGAAATGATTTTCATGTCGTCATTGTTTGGCTACCTTATTATACTAATTTTCTACAAGTGGTCGGCCTATGATGCTCACACTTCAAAGGATGCACCAAGCCTTCTAATCCATTTTATCAACATGTTTCTTTTCTCCTATGCCGATCCCAGTATCAAGATGCTTTATAAAGGACAGGTATGTGGTCTCACTACAATGATACAGGGTGAATGATCGTTTGTAATATGAGAGAGAGGCTTTCACTCCAAAGAGCTTAACTACTGTAGAGGAAATAAAACATGAAACAAGAACCTAGTGATTTAGGGTAGCACACTTTGTCCTGAAGCATCCTGAGGTGTTAGAGAGGCTCTTTTTGTGGCAATTGTGTTCCTACCCTGGGAGTGAAAACAAACAGTTTTGAACTAAAACATTACACAAAGTCCTCAAGAAGGGAAGCAAAGAGTAACTTCTCCAGGAAGAATCCAGGTCTTCCTGAAAGTAACTATCAGATCTTGAGCATGATCAAGACACCAAATACTTTGTGACAAATAGGATAGGGTACCATGGGTTCTTTAGGAACCAGAAGTGGTTAGGACTTACTTTTTTTTATGTCCACTTCAGTAGCATAGTGCCATCTAACTCTGTGCTAAGACACTAGTCCAGGACAGACTCAAGAGAGTGCCACCTGCCAAACAGCCTCTGCCTGCAAATCCACTTAGAGGTCTCTAACCCGAGTGATGACCACGCCTCCCTGGCTTAGGGGGTACAGTCTGATGCGAACACAGCCTGAGGTGATGCAGCTTCAGACAAACAATAAGAACAGTTCAGTCTGCTGGTTTGGGAAGCGATAATTATAACAGGATCTGAAGGATCTGTGTACCAGGGAAACACTTGTTTATGGAGTTATTCACAGTTGAAAGTTGTAATGTGCATGAGACCTGTTCTGTAAAGTACCTTAGCAGAAATGGAACATTCACTGCATCACCTTGTACCGTGTCTCTGTTTTTTCCACAGATAGGGCTTCAGTGCTTCCTGGTGGTGGTTGCGCTGCTGTGTGTGCCATGGATGCTGGTAGTTAAACCCTTGGTCCTTCGCCATCAATATTTAAGGAGAAAGCATTTGGTGGGTGACTGTTTTTGGTATTTCTGATTACAACTATTAGTAGTTCAAAAGCTGTAGGCTCTATCTTGATCTTGGATACATAGGTTCACATTGGGGCATGACCTCTGAAACCCCTTTGCGTGTGTAAGACAAGAGGGTTTTACCGGACACGAGGTGATGCCTGCTTGCCTCTAAGATCTGCATCTAGCTCTGATTCTGCATTAGAAAACCTGTGTGTAGATActattgtaaaataaatacatcCCGCTTGGGTACTGTCAGCCCATGTAGGAGCACAGAAGCCATCCGTTATTGAACTTGTTTCTGTGCCTTTCCTTGGTGGCCAAAGTGCAGAAGCAGAGATGTAATTAACAGTGAATTGGTCGACAGTAATGTCATCAATCTGATTAAAGGAGTTTGGATCTAAAAAGGAGACTAATCTTTGCTTGTGAATGTGGGAGCTTATCTCTTAGGATATCTTTGTCTTTTGTGGCTATGCAACTGTACTTAAATATATCGATAAAATGTAGGAACCTGGCATACATGCACTGAGGCTACTTGAAAATTCTCCTTGCATGTACGGCAGACAACTGTTAGGATGTTACAGTCCGTCAAAGTACAGTTCAGTTAAAGAcactccctctcccttctctgaCCATCTTTCATCCTCCCATGTCCCCTCCATTCGTCtccctttctcttttgtttttcttcctctttccccttctttcttCCATTCACTATCAGGAAGGGCAACCCATGGAGGGCCAAGTCAGCACAGTCCAGAACGCGCAGGCACTAGAGGCAGCAGCGGCTGCAACAGTGAGTGGCTTTAAAATCACGTGACGGATTTAAAGATGGGGAGTCGGAATTACACTCCATAACCTCTGGAATATTTTATACATATCTGCACTTCCTAAGTGGTGAACGAGATCCCCCTGTGGTGAAGCAGTCCCTGTCTCAGCAAGATAAATTCCAGTACCCTCAATATAATTGTGATGCATTCCTAAATAGCCATACACACAAATGAAAGAGAATAACTAAGTGACCCTGTAATGCAAAGACGCTTCTCTGGAAAGTGCTGGGGAGATCCTAGCTCACAAGAATGCCTTGTCTTCAGACCTCCAAGATGAAATCCCCTTGTTTTACGTTCTTGcatatttgtttttataaactaGATTTGACCTCTTCTGTTTGAAACCTTTCTGTTTACATTCCATACTCCAAAAAGTCATACGTATGTGTGGCCCTCTCAGCAGCACTAACCCTGTGGCTTCACATCAACAGTGAATGGATTTTTGTGTCTGCTTCTTTATGGGGACTTGCAGAACCCGACGTTCCCGTGAAATGGCTGTGTGCCAAACAGAGCTGTGTGTAAATCTATTAACTACCATCCATGGCCAGAGTCCACTGCCGGCTAGTGAGTGTAGCAGCCTTCATGGCTTGCTTCACCAGAAGGACATATTTCAAGTTGTTGTCACGCACATGAAATGTGGCGTCTTTCTCCAAAGAGACTAAATCATGCAAATAAATGATCTGAATTGGATTTTGCATTCAGTCTTGTACTATGTGATCAACTGAAAATTAGGTTTAATATTTGGATATTAAACATTTCCATAACAAATCTTTAATAATAGCCTTGCAAAAATCTTTCAGGAGTGTTGAGAAACATCTGGCAAatggcattgtgtgtgtgtgtgtgtgtgtgtgtgagtgatccATCAAATGTATTAAGTGTGTAGAAAGGCCAGCTGTGAATGAGGCGGTTTCCACACCTCTTCTAACGCAATCCTGTCAAATGCACAGTGGAGGGCCAGATCCCCATGTGATGGAAAATGTCATGGCTCTATTGATATGAGCTGAGCTAAAGCAATTGACACCAGTCCAAAGAGAATATACATTAGCCAAGTGCATGAGAAAAAGCTGTATGCTAATCATGTGTTTGATGAAATAACTCATGACCACAAATCTCCAGTGCCTAGAAATGTGACTAGCAGAACACCACCTAACACTCAGTTTTGGTCCACTTTGATACCAGTTTCAAAAACAGAATCCAAACGCAAGCCTTTTCGCTCTTACCTAGAAGTATACTTCTTACTATCTTAATGTGTGTCACTTTTTTCTGTattctattttctgtttttattgaaGTAAGATGTCTGGAGTGTATTTGGAGGTAATCTGACAAGAATTAAATAAATCTGTTCCAAGTTTGAGGCTTGGCCtgacaataaacaaaaacaaggctttgaaaaccagtctgTTGTTTATAAATGCATTATACTAATAATCAATGCATTAATGTGAGAAAAGCAAGCATGCTAGACTGTTGCTCCGTATCACCAGAATCTTGATGAACTATGAAAGCAGAGATGGAGGACACTAAGTTTGATCTTCTTTGTTTTTCATAGTCCTCCTTAAATTATAATGTTTTGAATTTAAAAGCCACATTGTTTACATTCCATCCCcccaaaatatttgtgtgtgtcaaCACTGAAATGCTTCTGGTCCTAGTTATATTAGAgagaggcacctaaataagtcaTATCCAATTGACTTTTCCTGTTCTATGGGAATTTTCCAAAATCACCTTTACTATATGCACACCTATAACTGCTAAATGCACCACTCTCCAAGGGCAGATGCTAGTGTTGTAGGTCACATCGTATATTCACTGCATTCTATGTTTGCACCCTTTAGGTCTGTCAAGTTTTAAAGTTCTGAACATATAAAGTAGAGTCTCAGATTGCCAATAAGTATTTTACTCCATGTTATTGGGTGTTCTTGAATGAAAATAATAGAAATCTGCCTACAGTGGGCAAAGGTTGGTTGCTGGCAGTTTAGAATCCTGAAAATAAGGTTAAGTGCAAATTAGATTTTCATTATCTTTCTAAATTCCACTTACAATGCCTGAAAACACTATTGTAAGAGAACCTGTCAAACACTGAATGGGGTGTGTGCCATTATTGATGGTGTTAGTTGTTTACTTGGAGTATGAAGCCTGTAGCAGGTTTCATGTAACTG of the Malaclemys terrapin pileata isolate rMalTer1 chromosome 25, rMalTer1.hap1, whole genome shotgun sequence genome contains:
- the ATP6V0A1 gene encoding V-type proton ATPase 116 kDa subunit a 1 isoform X2 — translated: MGELFRSEEMTLAQLFLQSEAAYCCVSELGELGKVQFRDLNPDVNVFQRKFVNEVRRCEEMDRKLRFVEKEIKKANIPILDTGENPEVPFPRDMIDLEANFEKIENELKEINTNQEALKRNFLELTELKCILRKTQQFFDEAELHHQQMADPDLLEESSSLLEPSEIGRAAPLRLGFVAGVINRERIPTFERMLWRVCRGNVFLRQAEIEIPLEDPVTGDYVHKSVFIIFFQGDQLKNRVKKICEGFRASLYPCPETPQERKEMASGVNTRIDDLQMVLNQTEDHRQRVLQAAAKTIRVWFIKVRKMKAIYHTLNLCNIDVTQKCLIAEVWCPVADLDSIQFALRRGTEHSGSTVPSILNRMQTNQTPPTYNKTNKFTSGFQNIVDAYGIGTYREINPAPYTIITFPFLFAVMFGDFGHGILMTLIAVWMVVRESRILSQKNDNEMFNTIFTGRYIILLMGVFSMYTGLIYNDCFSKALNMFGSSWSVRPMFSKGNWTEELLQNTPVLQLNPAVAGVFSGPYPFGIDPVWNIASNKLNFLNSFKMKMSVILGIIHMLFGVTLSLLNHIYFKKPLNIYLGFIPEMIFMSSLFGYLIILIFYKWSAYDAHTSKDAPSLLIHFINMFLFSYADPSIKMLYKGQIGLQCFLVVVALLCVPWMLVVKPLVLRHQYLRRKHLGTHNFGGIRVGNGPTEEDAEIIQHDQLSTHSEDGDEFDFGDTVVHQAIHTIEYCLGCISNTASYLRLWALSLAHAQLSEVLWTMVIHIGLSVRSLAGGFALFFLFAAFATLTVAILLIMEGLSAFLHALRLHWVEFQNKFYIGTGFKFLPFSFDNIREGKLDD
- the ATP6V0A1 gene encoding V-type proton ATPase 116 kDa subunit a 1 isoform X5, coding for MGELFRSEEMTLAQLFLQSEAAYCCVSELGELGKVQFRDLNPDVNVFQRKFVNEVRRCEEMDRKLRFVEKEIKKANIPILDTGENPEVPFPRDMIDLEANFEKIENELKEINTNQEALKRNFLELTELKCILRKTQQFFDEMADPDLLEESSSLLEPSEIGRAAPLRLGFVAGVINRERIPTFERMLWRVCRGNVFLRQAEIEIPLEDPVTGDYVHKSVFIIFFQGDQLKNRVKKICEGFRASLYPCPETPQERKEMASGVNTRIDDLQMVLNQTEDHRQRVLQAAAKTIRVWFIKVRKMKAIYHTLNLCNIDVTQKCLIAEVWCPVADLDSIQFALRRGTEHSGSTVPSILNRMQTNQTPPTYNKTNKFTSGFQNIVDAYGIGTYREINPAPYTIITFPFLFAVMFGDFGHGILMTLIAVWMVVRESRILSQKNDNEMFNTIFTGRYIILLMGVFSMYTGLIYNDCFSKALNMFGSSWSVRPMFSKGNWTEELLQNTPVLQLNPAVAGVFSGPYPFGIDPVWNIASNKLNFLNSFKMKMSVILGIIHMLFGVTLSLLNHIYFKKPLNIYLGFIPEMIFMSSLFGYLIILIFYKWSAYDAHTSKDAPSLLIHFINMFLFSYADPSIKMLYKGQIGLQCFLVVVALLCVPWMLVVKPLVLRHQYLRRKHLGTHNFGGIRVGNGPTEEDAEIIQHDQLSTHSEDGDEFDFGDTVVHQAIHTIEYCLGCISNTASYLRLWALSLAHAQLSEVLWTMVIHIGLSVRSLAGGFALFFLFAAFATLTVAILLIMEGLSAFLHALRLHWVEFQNKFYIGTGFKFLPFSFDNIREGKLDD
- the ATP6V0A1 gene encoding V-type proton ATPase 116 kDa subunit a 1 isoform X1; amino-acid sequence: MGELFRSEEMTLAQLFLQSEAAYCCVSELGELGKVQFRDLNPDVNVFQRKFVNEVRRCEEMDRKLRFVEKEIKKANIPILDTGENPEVPFPRDMIDLEANFEKIENELKEINTNQEALKRNFLELTELKCILRKTQQFFDEAELHHQQMADPDLLEESSSLLEPSEIGRAAPLRLGFVAGVINRERIPTFERMLWRVCRGNVFLRQAEIEIPLEDPVTGDYVHKSVFIIFFQGDQLKNRVKKICEGFRASLYPCPETPQERKEMASGVNTRIDDLQMVLNQTEDHRQRVLQAAAKTIRVWFIKVRKMKAIYHTLNLCNIDVTQKCLIAEVWCPVADLDSIQFALRRGTEHSGSTVPSILNRMQTNQTPPTYNKTNKFTSGFQNIVDAYGIGTYREINPAPYTIITFPFLFAVMFGDFGHGILMTLIAVWMVVRESRILSQKNDNEMFNTIFTGRYIILLMGVFSMYTGLIYNDCFSKALNMFGSSWSVRPMFSKGNWTEELLQNTPVLQLNPAVAGVFSGPYPFGIDPVWNIASNKLNFLNSFKMKMSVILGIIHMLFGVTLSLLNHIYFKKPLNIYLGFIPEMIFMSSLFGYLIILIFYKWSAYDAHTSKDAPSLLIHFINMFLFSYADPSIKMLYKGQIGLQCFLVVVALLCVPWMLVVKPLVLRHQYLRRKHLGTHNFGGIRVGNGPTEEDAEIIQHDQLSTHSEDGDEPAEDEVFDFGDTVVHQAIHTIEYCLGCISNTASYLRLWALSLAHAQLSEVLWTMVIHIGLSVRSLAGGFALFFLFAAFATLTVAILLIMEGLSAFLHALRLHWVEFQNKFYIGTGFKFLPFSFDNIREGKLDD